In Xyrauchen texanus isolate HMW12.3.18 chromosome 32, RBS_HiC_50CHRs, whole genome shotgun sequence, the following proteins share a genomic window:
- the comtb gene encoding catechol O-methyltransferase B, protein MFLVLLCWCVGASLVLYGLYSWIIPAAVQYNGSLALFWHDVIVERTLDTLTRSTRPQRLLKAVLMHATRGDPQSVISAIDNFCWHSEWAMNVGDEKGSVLDSVVSEVNPEMVLELGTYCGYSTVRIARLLPPGARLITMEFNADYAEIARQVIAWAGLEDKVQLVEGASEDWIPRLREHFGIETFDLVFLDHWKNRYLPDTKLMEECGLLRKGTVLLADNVICPGTPDYLEYIRNSLSYKSCYFKSHLEYTKAEDGLEKSVFLG, encoded by the exons ATGTTCCTGGTGCTGCTGTGCTGGTGTGTTGGGGCCTCTCTGGTTTTATATGGCTTGTACTCTTGGATCATCCCTGCTGCTGTGCAGTACAATGGGAGTCTCGCATTGTTCTGGCATGATGTCATCGTTGAGCGCACTCTTGATACTCTGACCAGGTCGACTCGACCCCAG CGTCTGCTAAAAGCGGTACTAATGCATGCAACCCGAGGTGACCCTCAGAGTGTTATCTCAGCCATCGATAATTTTTGCTGGCACAGTGAGTGGGCTATGAATGTTGGAGATGAGAAAG GCTCTGTTCTAGACTCAGTGGTGAGTGAGGTAAACCCAGAGATGGTCCTGGAGTTGGGCACATACTGTGGCTACTCAACAGTGCGCATAGCTCGCCTGCTTCCTCCTGGAGCTCGTCTTATAACAATGGAGTTCAATGCAGATTATGCTGAAATTGCTCGACAGGTCATTGCCTGGGCAGGTCTAGAAGACAAA GTCCAGCTGGTAGAGGGCGCATCTGAAGACTGGATCCCACGCTTGAGGGAGCACTTTGGAATTGAAACATTTGATTTAGTTTTTCTGGACCACTGGAAGAACCGATACCTCCCTGACACAAAATTAATGGAG GAATGCGGCCTTTTGAGGAAGGGCACCGTTCTACTTGCTGATAATGTGATCTGTCCGGGAACCCCAGACTATCTTGAATATATTCGCAACAGTCTTTCTTATAAAAGCTGCTATTTTAAATCCCATTTAGAGTACACCAAGGCAGAGGACGGCTTGGAGAAGTCTGTGTTTTTGGGCTAG